In Curtobacterium sp. L6-1, a genomic segment contains:
- a CDS encoding glutamate synthase subunit beta, with product MADPKGFLKVQERELPPRRPVPVRLMDWKEVYEQQESGALKRQAGRCMDCGVPFCHQGCPLGNLIPEWNDLTWRGEGRQAIERLHATNNFPEFTGRLCPAPCESSCVLGINQPPVTIKQVEVSIIDEAYQKGWVTPHPPERLTGKTVAVVGSGPAGLAAAQQLTRAGHTVAVFERDDRIGGLLRYGIPDFKMEKRQIDARLAQMQAEGTRFRAGVEIGRDITWDDLKSRYDAVVVATGATVPRDLPIPGRDLAGVHFAMDYLVQQNKANAGTVVDNQVSAEGKHVVVIGGGDTGADCIGTAHRQGALSVTNLAIGKQPPLERPSDQPWPMFATVFEVTSAHEEGGERQFLATTVEFLSNEAGEVRALRVAETEYLDGRRVPKAGTEREIPADLVLIAMGFTGPETDTLEPQLGLPTTVSGAVSRQADYTTNEPGVFVAGDAGRGQSLIVWAIAEGRAAAAKVDEYLEGSTILPAPVKATDRAISV from the coding sequence GTGGCTGACCCCAAGGGCTTCCTCAAGGTCCAGGAACGTGAACTCCCGCCCCGCCGACCGGTCCCCGTCCGGCTGATGGACTGGAAGGAGGTCTACGAGCAGCAGGAGTCCGGCGCACTGAAGCGACAGGCCGGGCGCTGCATGGACTGCGGTGTGCCGTTCTGCCACCAGGGCTGCCCGCTCGGGAACCTCATCCCGGAGTGGAACGACCTGACGTGGCGCGGCGAGGGTCGCCAGGCCATCGAGCGGCTGCACGCGACGAACAACTTCCCGGAGTTCACCGGTCGTCTCTGCCCCGCGCCGTGCGAGTCGTCCTGCGTGCTCGGCATCAACCAGCCGCCGGTGACGATCAAGCAGGTCGAGGTCTCGATCATCGACGAGGCGTACCAGAAGGGCTGGGTCACCCCGCACCCGCCCGAGCGCCTCACCGGCAAGACCGTCGCCGTCGTGGGGTCCGGTCCCGCCGGACTCGCGGCCGCGCAGCAGCTCACGCGTGCCGGGCACACCGTCGCGGTGTTCGAGCGTGACGACCGCATCGGTGGTCTGCTCCGCTACGGCATCCCGGACTTCAAGATGGAGAAGCGGCAGATCGACGCCCGCCTCGCCCAGATGCAGGCCGAGGGCACCCGCTTCCGCGCCGGTGTCGAGATCGGTCGCGACATCACCTGGGACGACCTGAAGTCCCGGTACGACGCGGTCGTCGTCGCCACCGGCGCCACGGTCCCGCGCGACCTGCCGATCCCCGGTCGCGACCTCGCCGGCGTCCACTTCGCCATGGACTACCTGGTCCAGCAGAACAAGGCGAACGCGGGCACGGTCGTCGACAACCAGGTCAGCGCCGAGGGCAAGCACGTCGTCGTGATCGGTGGCGGTGACACCGGCGCGGACTGCATCGGCACCGCACACCGACAGGGCGCCCTGAGCGTGACGAACCTGGCGATCGGCAAGCAGCCGCCGCTCGAGCGTCCGTCGGACCAGCCCTGGCCGATGTTCGCGACGGTCTTCGAGGTCACGAGCGCGCACGAGGAGGGTGGGGAACGACAGTTCCTCGCCACCACGGTCGAGTTCCTGTCGAACGAGGCCGGCGAGGTCCGGGCGCTCCGCGTCGCCGAGACCGAGTACCTCGACGGCCGCCGCGTCCCGAAGGCCGGCACCGAGCGGGAGATCCCGGCCGACCTGGTCCTCATCGCGATGGGCTTCACCGGCCCGGAGACCGACACGCTCGAGCCGCAGCTCGGCCTGCCGACCACGGTCTCCGGCGCGGTGTCCCGCCAGGCCGACTACACCACGAACGAGCCGGGCGTCTTCGTCGCCGGTGACGCCGGCCGCGGCCAGTCGCTCATCGTCTGGGCGATCGCCGAAGGGCGTGCCGCGGCGGCGAAGGTCGACGAGTACCTCGAGGGCTCGACCATCCTGCCGGCCCCGGTCAAGGCGACGGACCGGGCGATCTCGGTCTGA
- the pyk gene encoding pyruvate kinase, protein MRRAKIVSTLGPATSDYEVVKQIIQAGVDVARLNLSHGDYSVHEANYVNVRRAAEELGKPVAILVDLQGPKIRLAKFADGPHELAVGDVFTITTEDVPGTKEICGTTFKGLPQDVKPGDPLLIDDGRVRLRVLDTDGVRVRTEVVVAGTVSNNKGINLPGVAVNVPALSEKDEADLRWGIRMGADLIALSFVRNAADVERAHQIMDEEGKRLPVIAKVEKPQAVDALEEIIDAFDSIMVARGDLGVELPLEAVPIVQKRAVELSRRMAKPVIVATQMLESMISSPIPTRAETSDVANAVLDGADAVMLSGETSVGEYPVETVRTMARIVESTEDHGLERIAPLGTKPRTLGGAITLAAVEIAEFTEASYLCVFTESGDSARRMSRLRHGLPIIAFTPNEATRRRLAMTWGVRSYLVDRKTHTDELFSQVDDVLIGNGLAVPGDRVIVTAGSPPGLEGSTNDLRVHRVGDAHAEAAPAYVRD, encoded by the coding sequence TTGAGACGCGCAAAGATCGTTTCGACGCTCGGACCTGCGACCTCCGACTACGAGGTCGTCAAGCAGATCATCCAGGCCGGGGTCGACGTGGCCCGCCTGAACCTCAGCCACGGTGACTACAGCGTGCACGAGGCCAACTACGTGAACGTCCGCCGGGCCGCCGAGGAGCTGGGCAAGCCCGTCGCGATCCTGGTCGACCTGCAGGGCCCCAAGATCCGCCTCGCGAAGTTCGCCGACGGGCCGCACGAGCTGGCCGTCGGTGACGTCTTCACGATCACGACCGAGGACGTCCCGGGCACGAAGGAGATCTGCGGGACGACCTTCAAGGGCCTGCCGCAGGACGTGAAGCCGGGCGACCCGCTGCTCATCGACGACGGTCGCGTGCGCCTGCGCGTCCTCGACACCGACGGCGTGCGCGTCCGGACCGAGGTCGTCGTCGCCGGCACCGTCTCGAACAACAAGGGCATCAACCTGCCGGGTGTGGCGGTGAACGTCCCCGCGCTCAGCGAGAAGGACGAGGCCGACCTCCGCTGGGGCATCCGGATGGGCGCCGACCTCATCGCCCTCTCGTTCGTCCGGAACGCGGCCGACGTCGAGCGTGCCCACCAGATCATGGACGAGGAGGGCAAGCGTCTCCCCGTCATCGCCAAGGTCGAGAAGCCGCAGGCCGTCGACGCGCTCGAGGAGATCATCGACGCCTTCGACTCGATCATGGTCGCCCGCGGTGACCTCGGCGTCGAGCTCCCGCTCGAGGCGGTCCCGATCGTGCAGAAGCGTGCGGTCGAGCTCTCGCGCCGCATGGCCAAGCCGGTCATCGTCGCGACGCAGATGCTCGAGTCGATGATCTCGTCGCCCATCCCGACCCGCGCCGAGACCTCCGACGTCGCGAACGCGGTCCTCGACGGTGCCGACGCGGTCATGCTCTCCGGCGAGACGAGCGTCGGTGAGTACCCGGTGGAGACGGTCCGCACCATGGCGCGCATCGTCGAGTCCACCGAGGACCACGGCCTCGAGCGCATCGCCCCGCTCGGCACGAAGCCGCGCACCCTCGGCGGCGCGATCACCCTCGCCGCGGTCGAGATCGCGGAGTTCACCGAAGCGTCCTACCTCTGCGTCTTCACCGAGTCCGGTGACTCGGCCCGCCGCATGTCGCGGCTGCGCCACGGTCTGCCGATCATCGCGTTCACCCCGAACGAGGCCACCCGTCGTCGCCTGGCGATGACGTGGGGCGTCCGCTCCTACCTGGTGGACCGCAAGACGCACACCGATGAGCTCTTCTCGCAGGTCGACGACGTCCTCATCGGCAACGGTCTCGCCGTCCCCGGTGACCGGGTCATCGTCACGGCCGGTTCTCCCCCCGGACTCGAGGGATCGACGAACGACCTGCGCGTGCACCGGGTCGGCGACGCGCACGCCGAGGCCGCGCCGGCCTACGTCCGCGACTGA
- a CDS encoding VIT1/CCC1 transporter family protein has translation MGDPSLQSATATRSRADVQRWRRYLADERAEAAVYRNLASRRSGEEREILVALAEAEGRHEQHWRDLLGDDVGRPLAGSLRTRVLAALAKRFGSVFVLALMQRAEDRSPYADDDDATAQMAADERIHGEVVRGLANRGRMRLSGTFRAAVFGANDGLVSNLALIIGISASGADRHVVLLSGVAGLLAGALSMGAGEYVSVRSQRELLDASAPHPEAQRAVADLDVDANELALVYRARGMSEAEAATHADEVLATMLAAPTTGGVPVVRSRSALPRAAAGEASDDHEAIGTGTSAALSSFCFFASGAVIPVLPYLVGLDGWAAIGTAAGLVGLALLGTGAVVGVLSGASPLRRALRQLGIGLGAAAVTYGLGLLFGTGPA, from the coding sequence ATGGGTGATCCGAGCCTCCAGTCCGCCACCGCGACGCGGTCGCGGGCCGACGTGCAGCGCTGGCGGCGCTACCTGGCGGACGAGCGTGCCGAGGCGGCCGTCTACCGGAACCTCGCGTCACGCCGGTCGGGCGAGGAGCGCGAGATCCTCGTCGCCCTCGCCGAGGCCGAGGGCCGGCACGAGCAGCACTGGCGGGACCTGCTCGGCGACGACGTCGGGCGGCCCCTCGCCGGCAGCCTGCGGACGCGCGTGCTCGCGGCGCTGGCGAAGCGGTTCGGGTCGGTGTTCGTGCTCGCGCTGATGCAGCGGGCCGAGGACCGCTCGCCCTACGCGGACGACGACGACGCCACCGCGCAGATGGCGGCCGACGAGCGGATCCACGGCGAGGTCGTCCGTGGGCTCGCGAACCGCGGGCGCATGCGCTTGTCCGGGACCTTCCGCGCCGCGGTGTTCGGCGCGAACGACGGCCTCGTGTCGAACCTGGCGCTCATCATCGGCATCAGCGCCTCCGGGGCCGACCGGCACGTCGTCCTGCTGAGCGGCGTCGCCGGCCTGCTCGCGGGTGCGCTGTCGATGGGCGCGGGCGAGTACGTGTCGGTCCGGTCGCAACGGGAACTGCTCGACGCGTCGGCCCCGCACCCGGAGGCCCAGCGCGCGGTCGCGGACCTCGACGTCGACGCGAACGAGCTCGCCCTCGTGTACCGCGCCCGCGGCATGTCGGAGGCGGAGGCCGCGACGCACGCGGACGAGGTGCTCGCCACCATGCTCGCGGCCCCGACGACCGGTGGCGTGCCGGTCGTCCGGTCGCGGTCGGCGCTGCCGCGTGCCGCAGCGGGTGAGGCGTCGGACGACCACGAGGCGATTGGCACCGGGACGAGCGCGGCGCTGTCGAGCTTCTGCTTCTTCGCCTCGGGGGCGGTGATCCCGGTGCTGCCGTACCTGGTCGGCCTCGACGGGTGGGCCGCCATCGGGACCGCTGCGGGGCTGGTCGGGCTCGCCCTGCTCGGCACCGGAGCGGTGGTGGGGGTGCTGAGCGGTGCGTCGCCGCTCCGACGTGCGCTCCGTCAGCTCGGGATCGGCCTCGGTGCCGCCGCGGTGACGTACGGGCTCGGGCTGCTCTTCGGGACCGGCCCCGCCTAG
- a CDS encoding HdeD family acid-resistance protein — MDSRAVRTFRAFVIVTAVVAVVAGVVAVVWPRPTLVLVALLFGVYLVVAGAMRVFAAARGHGTSPVWRWTSGVVGVLVGLAGLVALVDPAVPLVVYAVLAGVGFVVEGIAALVGAAVGHPGSSRVPTVVSGVLSVLCGVAVLLAPTTALEVFTVLAGIALVGVGSAALLLLPARAAARR, encoded by the coding sequence GTGGACTCACGTGCCGTCCGCACGTTCCGAGCGTTCGTCATCGTCACCGCCGTCGTGGCGGTGGTGGCCGGCGTGGTCGCCGTCGTCTGGCCCCGGCCGACGCTCGTCCTCGTCGCACTGCTGTTCGGCGTGTACCTCGTCGTCGCCGGAGCGATGCGCGTCTTCGCCGCCGCCCGCGGCCACGGCACGTCGCCGGTGTGGCGCTGGACCTCGGGCGTCGTCGGCGTCCTGGTCGGCCTCGCCGGACTCGTGGCCCTGGTCGACCCGGCCGTGCCGCTGGTCGTCTACGCGGTCCTCGCCGGGGTCGGGTTCGTCGTCGAGGGCATCGCCGCGCTGGTCGGCGCGGCGGTCGGGCACCCCGGGTCCTCCCGCGTCCCGACGGTGGTCAGCGGGGTGCTGTCGGTGCTCTGCGGCGTCGCCGTGCTCCTCGCCCCCACCACGGCCCTCGAGGTGTTCACCGTCCTGGCCGGCATCGCCCTCGTCGGCGTGGGCAGTGCGGCGCTCCTGCTGCTGCCGGCACGCGCCGCCGCCCGACGCTGA
- a CDS encoding ANTAR domain-containing response regulator → MSDTEATAAAPRRVVVAEDESLIRLDIVEILRDNGFDVVGEAGDGETAVQLATDLRPDLVIMDVKMPQLDGISAAEKLSKNHIAPVVLLTAFSQKELVERATEAGALAYVVKPFTPNDLLPAIEIALSRYQQIITLEAEVADLVERFETRKLVDRAKGLLNEKMGLTEPEAFRWIQKASMDRRLTMHDVAKAIIEQLSAKK, encoded by the coding sequence GTGAGTGACACAGAAGCAACCGCAGCCGCACCCCGTCGCGTCGTCGTCGCCGAGGACGAGTCGCTCATCCGCCTCGACATCGTCGAGATCCTCCGCGACAACGGGTTCGACGTGGTCGGCGAAGCCGGCGACGGTGAGACCGCCGTGCAGCTCGCGACGGACCTGCGTCCCGACCTCGTCATCATGGACGTCAAGATGCCCCAGCTCGACGGCATCTCCGCAGCCGAGAAGCTGTCGAAGAACCACATCGCCCCGGTCGTCCTCCTCACGGCGTTCAGCCAGAAGGAGCTCGTCGAGCGTGCGACCGAGGCCGGTGCACTGGCCTACGTCGTGAAGCCCTTCACCCCGAACGACCTGCTCCCCGCGATCGAGATCGCCCTCTCGCGGTACCAGCAGATCATCACGCTCGAGGCCGAGGTCGCCGACCTCGTCGAGCGCTTCGAGACTCGCAAGCTCGTCGACCGCGCCAAGGGCCTGCTCAACGAGAAGATGGGCCTCACCGAGCCCGAGGCCTTCCGCTGGATCCAGAAGGCCTCGATGGACCGCCGCCTGACCATGCACGACGTCGCGAAGGCGATCATCGAGCAGCTCAGCGCGAAGAAGTAA
- a CDS encoding GNAT family N-acetyltransferase, which translates to MDDVVIRSSRPEDMPMVADLRWRWSVDEDGRAASVTRDEYREAMTAFAREHADSHRCVVAERDGTVLGMAWLALNARPPMPHRPRGRVAAELQSVYVHPDLRGGGVARRLVAALLDAADEAGAERVVVHSSVDGETLYRRLGFGDARLLLQRPPED; encoded by the coding sequence GTGGACGACGTGGTGATCCGTTCCTCCCGGCCGGAGGACATGCCGATGGTGGCCGACCTGCGCTGGCGGTGGAGCGTGGACGAGGACGGACGGGCCGCGTCGGTGACCCGGGACGAGTACCGCGAGGCGATGACCGCGTTCGCCCGTGAGCACGCCGACTCGCACCGCTGTGTCGTCGCGGAGCGCGACGGGACCGTGCTCGGCATGGCGTGGCTCGCGTTGAACGCCCGTCCGCCGATGCCGCACCGGCCGCGGGGGCGCGTCGCGGCCGAGCTGCAGAGCGTCTACGTGCACCCGGACCTGCGTGGCGGGGGTGTCGCGAGGAGGCTCGTCGCCGCCCTGCTCGACGCCGCGGACGAGGCCGGTGCGGAGCGTGTCGTCGTGCACTCGAGCGTCGACGGCGAGACGCTCTACCGCCGGCTCGGGTTCGGGGACGCGCGCCTGCTGCTGCAGCGGCCGCCGGAGGACTGA
- a CDS encoding PaaI family thioesterase: MGMVVTELSAERAVASIPVEGNRQPAGLLHGGAYVVLAESLGSMAANVHAGPGRYAVGIELSASHTRSATSGRVTGTCTAIHLGGTLTTHEIVLTDDEGRRCSTVRITNIIRDAR, from the coding sequence ATGGGCATGGTCGTCACCGAGCTGAGCGCCGAGCGTGCCGTCGCGTCGATCCCGGTCGAGGGCAACCGGCAGCCGGCCGGCCTGCTGCACGGCGGTGCGTACGTGGTGCTCGCCGAGAGCCTCGGGTCGATGGCCGCGAACGTGCACGCCGGCCCCGGGCGCTACGCCGTCGGCATCGAGCTCAGCGCCTCGCACACGCGCAGCGCCACGAGCGGCCGCGTGACCGGCACCTGCACGGCGATCCACCTCGGCGGGACCCTGACGACGCACGAGATCGTCCTCACCGACGACGAGGGCCGCCGCTGCTCCACCGTGCGGATCACCAACATCATCCGCGACGCCCGCTGA